The Fervidobacterium pennivorans DNA segment TTTCGATGAACAAAGGATGAAAGGATTGATAATTCGAATACTCGTTTTGCCAAACAATGTCAGTGGTCACGAAAAAGCCCTCGAGTTTGTTGCTGAACTTGACAAAAGAATACCTGTTGCCTTAATGTCTCAATACATACCACACTTTGGTGCAAAAAACGATCCATTGATAGGCAGAAAGATAACAAAACAAGAATACGAAAGTGCCCTTGATAAATTAATTGAACTTGACCTCGATGGCTGGATGCAACTCGATGAAAAAGAAAGAGTTACAACAGCACCGCTCGATTGGAGATGCAGGTTTTAACGCCATAACGTTATAAACACTTGCATGTTTCGAAAGGAGAGCAATTATATGAACAAAAAAATAGACCCATCCGCGACGTTATCTGTCACTGTTACTCGGGGATGCCCACTTAACTGCGCACACTGTGGTGGTCATTATTTAAAGCATATGGTTCACGTTGAAGAACTGGAAAAGTATGTAGACAGATACAAGTCTTTCCTTATAAGTGGCGGAATGTTGCCAAATGGTGAGATACCTTTTGGTGGATATATAAACTATCTAAAAGAGCTCAAGGAAAAGTATGGACTGAAGTATAACTTCCACATTGGGTTTCCTTTACAGCCACCTTATGAAATTGAAGAAGTTGCCGATGTGGTGAGTTTTGATTTTTATGCTGATAGGAACGTTCTTAGAGAAGTATACGGTATAGAGAGGGAGCCTGAACAAATTTTGAACGCGGTTTTACCATTAAAAGTGAAAAAGGTGCCACATGTGACGATAGGTGCGTTATGTGGTAAAATATCTCATGAAGAAAAAGCTATAGAAATACTTTCGAAATACTTTGAAAGCGTTGTTTTGAATGTCTTTATTCCTACTCCATTAACAAAGTATGCGAATTGTCAACCACCGGAAATTGAAGAAGTAGCTCGGGTGTTTTCCAAAGCAAGTGATTTATTTAAGAATGTTGTGCTCGGTTGTATGCAACCAAAAGGTGAATACAGAAAAATGCTACAAGAAAGGATACAAAAATATACGGGATTTATTGTGAAGCCGATAACGAAAAGTTACGATTTCCAAGGTTGTTGTTCGTTCTATGTTTGATTTATATGATTTTGGAGATAAAAATACGAAGAGGTGAAGGTGACATATATGAAAAAGAACATTCTTGATTTTAGTTATGAAGAACTGGTTGAAGAATTTTCAAAGTTTGGACTTGAAAAATTCCGGGTTGACCAGGTGTGGGATTGGATATTCAAAAAAAAGGCATTTGATTTTAACGGGATGACAAATTTATCGAAAGAACATAGGGCTCTGCTTTCGGAAAGATTCTACGTAGGGGTGCCTGAGTTATTGGATATGCAAGTTTCCAAAATCGATAAAACTACCAAATTTCTCTGGCAGTTGGAAGACGGCAACACCATAGAATCCGTGTTGCTGTTCCACACTGACAGAGTAACTGCTTGCATCTCATCTCAAGTTGGATGTCCTGTTAAATGTGCATTTTGTGCAACTGGTCAGAGCGGTTATGTCAGAAATCTTTCCGTTGGTGAAATCGTTGCTCAGGTTATTGCGATGGAAAAGGAAAGGCGTGTGAATATTGGTAACATTGTTTACATGGGCATGGGAGAACCACTTTTGAATTACAACGAAGTGGTAAAAAGTGTGCGCATATTGAACCACAAGAAAGGCAAAAATATAAGTATGAGACGAATTTCGATATCAACAGTAGGTATCCCGGAAAAGATAGTGCAACTTGCAAACGATTTGCCCGAGGTCAAGTTGGCGATTTCGTTGCATGCACCAACGAATTATAAAAGAGACATTATTATTCCTATGAACAGAAAGTATTCTGTCGAAGAGATAATCCATGCTGTCAAAGAATATCAAAAGATTACCAAAAACCGTGTCACATTTGAATATATCCTTATTAGGGAATTCAACGATTTTGTGGACGATGCGGAAAAGCTTGCGGAACTTCTCAGAGGTATAGGCGCTTACGTTAACCTTATTCCTGTTAACCCTGTACAGACCGATAGTGAAATCAAAATGGAAAGACCTCACCATTGGGCTATTGAAAGGTTCAAGGAAATCTTAGACAAGCACAACATCGAAAACGAAATAAGAAGGGAAAAAGGAACTGATATAGATGCGGCTTGCGGTCAACTGAGAAGAAGACACATCACAAGCAGTAAAGTGAAACAGACTAAATAAGGGAGTGATGCTGTTGATAGATAGAAGAATCAAAAAAGCAAACAAGGATTCTTCGAAGAAGAAAAAACACCTCGGCGTGGTTGTCCTTTCTTTCCCAGTTTTAGTTGTAATGGTCATAATTTTGGCGGTTATTTCGGGATTACTTGCATTTTATTTGGTAATGTTCCTGGAAACGAAAAGGGGAACTGTACTCCTTCCAAATTTCGTAGGGACTGATGTTCAAACTGCAGAAAAAGAGCTGAAAGATTTGGGGTTCAAGGTTGAGAAATTGGGAGACGCGGGAAGAGTAATCAATATGGAACCTCCAGGAAATACTGTTGTGAAGAAAGGTAGGAAGGTGAAACTTTTCACAGAAAATGCAGTTCAAAAATCTCTTATTCTTCCAGATTTTAAAGGGACATGGTATGAGAGTGTTCAAAAGATATTTGATTTGATGGGAATACACTCAACCATCAAAAAGGTCCCAGAGGCGGAATTGGGTGGCACAGTTATACAAACATCACCAACTCCTGGTAACAAAGTCGTCACGGGCGATATTGTTACATTGTTTGTAAGTAGTGGATCTGGTAAAACAGACACGAGCATTCCTGAAAACGCTCAGAATTCAGCTGAATCGAGTGATATAAAGTTGCCATATTCTGCATCAGAAAATGCACTGGAGGTTATACCTCCATCTGTCCCTACTGAATCTCAAAACTTTGGACAGACTGCCCCGACACCTGTTTCTACACCAGAGGATATCGGGAAACGTCAGGAAAACCAAGAAAGTACAAATAATTCAAACTTCCAAGGGGGGCAGTTTTAAAATATGAAACAGGGAAGAAGATTGGGAAGAGTTATCAAATTTTATTCTAACCTTTTGGTTGTACAAGACCTTGAAAACGGTGAAAAGCTTCTGTGCAAGCTACGTGGTAAATTCAAAAAACAAGGTATCAGACCTATTGTTGGAGATGTTGTTGAGTTTGTAAGGGTGGTTGGTAACGAAGGTGTTGTGGAAAATATTCTCAATAGAAGCAACGAACTCAAAAAGCCGAGTGTTGCAAATGTGGACCAAGTGGTTATAGTTACGACCCTTGAAAAGCCGGAAGTTCCATACGATATACTTGATAGATTCATTGTTCTGGTGGAATATGAGAATCTACCTATTGTTATAGCTCTCAACAAAGTGGATTTGTTGTCCGAAGAACAGATACAAAAATTCGAATCGATATATGGGAAGCTTTATCCAATAATAAAGACAAGCGTGACTCAAAGGATAGGTTTAGAGGACCTAAAAAGGTATCTTACAGGAAGAGTATCTGTCTTTGCTGGGATGTCTGGTGTTGGAAAAAGCAGTTTGTTGAACGCGTTGGAAAGTACACTTAGACTAAGAACAGGCGAGATTTCCGAAAAACTGGAACGAGGCAAGCACACAACAACTGCAGCTGAGCTACTCTCACTTTCTTTTGGTGGGTGGGTAGTTGATACTCCTGGATTTGCAAGTCTTGAGATTTCACACATAAAGCCTTTGGAACTACGCGAATTATTTATTGAATTTGAAAACGATAAGTGCTTTTTTCCAGATTGCTTGCATTTGAACGAACCAGAATGTTATGTAAAGAAGGCAGTTGAAAAAGGAAAAATAAGTCCAACAAGATACGAAAGCTATGTGAAATTCTTAAATGAATTGTTTGAAATCGACAAGACAAGCGAACGAGCTTAGAGGAACTCAAGTGATGTTTGGGTTAAAAAAGCGCTCCACATGATTTTTGGAGCGCTTTTTTTGTTTTTTTAGTCAAAGAGCTCAATCAGTTTTTTGAATACCGCGTT contains these protein-coding regions:
- a CDS encoding PASTA domain-containing protein, producing MIDRRIKKANKDSSKKKKHLGVVVLSFPVLVVMVIILAVISGLLAFYLVMFLETKRGTVLLPNFVGTDVQTAEKELKDLGFKVEKLGDAGRVINMEPPGNTVVKKGRKVKLFTENAVQKSLILPDFKGTWYESVQKIFDLMGIHSTIKKVPEAELGGTVIQTSPTPGNKVVTGDIVTLFVSSGSGKTDTSIPENAQNSAESSDIKLPYSASENALEVIPPSVPTESQNFGQTAPTPVSTPEDIGKRQENQESTNNSNFQGGQF
- the rsgA gene encoding ribosome small subunit-dependent GTPase A, with the translated sequence MKQGRRLGRVIKFYSNLLVVQDLENGEKLLCKLRGKFKKQGIRPIVGDVVEFVRVVGNEGVVENILNRSNELKKPSVANVDQVVIVTTLEKPEVPYDILDRFIVLVEYENLPIVIALNKVDLLSEEQIQKFESIYGKLYPIIKTSVTQRIGLEDLKRYLTGRVSVFAGMSGVGKSSLLNALESTLRLRTGEISEKLERGKHTTTAAELLSLSFGGWVVDTPGFASLEISHIKPLELRELFIEFENDKCFFPDCLHLNEPECYVKKAVEKGKISPTRYESYVKFLNELFEIDKTSERA
- a CDS encoding radical SAM protein, which encodes MNKKIDPSATLSVTVTRGCPLNCAHCGGHYLKHMVHVEELEKYVDRYKSFLISGGMLPNGEIPFGGYINYLKELKEKYGLKYNFHIGFPLQPPYEIEEVADVVSFDFYADRNVLREVYGIEREPEQILNAVLPLKVKKVPHVTIGALCGKISHEEKAIEILSKYFESVVLNVFIPTPLTKYANCQPPEIEEVARVFSKASDLFKNVVLGCMQPKGEYRKMLQERIQKYTGFIVKPITKSYDFQGCCSFYV
- the rlmN gene encoding 23S rRNA (adenine(2503)-C(2))-methyltransferase RlmN, giving the protein MKKNILDFSYEELVEEFSKFGLEKFRVDQVWDWIFKKKAFDFNGMTNLSKEHRALLSERFYVGVPELLDMQVSKIDKTTKFLWQLEDGNTIESVLLFHTDRVTACISSQVGCPVKCAFCATGQSGYVRNLSVGEIVAQVIAMEKERRVNIGNIVYMGMGEPLLNYNEVVKSVRILNHKKGKNISMRRISISTVGIPEKIVQLANDLPEVKLAISLHAPTNYKRDIIIPMNRKYSVEEIIHAVKEYQKITKNRVTFEYILIREFNDFVDDAEKLAELLRGIGAYVNLIPVNPVQTDSEIKMERPHHWAIERFKEILDKHNIENEIRREKGTDIDAACGQLRRRHITSSKVKQTK